ACCAGGGAATTTTTATGCCAAAGTCATTTTTTATTTTCGTTTTATCAAGTACACTGTAGGGTGGCCTGACGGCTTTTGAAACAAATTCATGTGACCTGACAGCTTCCGTTTCACACGCTATCCCGGCCAGTTCAACAATGGTGCAGGCAAAGTCGAACCAACTGACTGCCCCTTCTCCCGAAAAATGATAAACACCTGATTTTCTATAGTTTTCATGAAAAATAATTTTCATCACAGCTATGGCCAAATCATAGGCATGAGTAGGATTACCAATCTGATCATATACTACCCTGAGCCGGCCGGTTGTTTCCGCTTTGTTGAGAATTGTTTTGACGAAATTGTTCCCAAATGCCGAATACAGCCATGACGTCCTGATAATCAGATAATCCGTACAAATATTTATGATTTCAAGCTCTCCGTCCAATTTTGTTTTACCATAAACGGAAACAGGAGCAGGCCTGTCGGTCTCAGTGTATGGGATATTCTTTTGACCGTCAAATACAAAATCAGTTGAGAAATGAATCAGCCTGATATTCTTTTCTTTACAAATCAATGCAAGATTTTTCACTGCCTGGCGATTTATCAGATCAGCCCGCTCAGGTTCATCTTCTGCTTTATCGACAGCCGTATAGGCAGCACAATTTATCAGTACGTCAAAGCGTTTATCAGAGAAGAATCCGACCAAAGCCTTTTCGTTTGTGATGTTTAGTTCATCAATATCGGTAAACAGAAAGCGGGTATCAGGAAAATTTTTACTGATTTTCTTAAATTCATTTCCCAGTTGTCCGTTTGCTCCGGTCAGCAGAATATTTTTCATCAGATGGTTTCAGTTTATCAATAAAAGGCAATTTTTGGAGCATGCTAAAATACAACATGTAAATAATCCCGTGAAAATTGTTAATAAGTCAGTTTTAGCCACCTCAAAGTGCAGTATATTTTTGTATCGTTTAAAATATAAGATTCTATGCGTAAAACAATATCATGTCAGGGTTTGTTGCTGATTATCCTTATCACCCAACTGAATATCAGTAAGCTGAAGTCGCAGCCCACCCTCATCGACACCGACCCTATCAGTGTTTTTCATTCAGCCAATGAATTGTATCTGAATGAAAAATATCAGTCAGCCATTGACAGGTTCAGGGAATATGTCCGCCTTGACGACAGTTATCTTTTAGGTGCCCGTTCAGAATTTCTGATTGCCAGTTCGGCAAAAGAGCTGAATTTAAGCACTACCGAAGCCCTGTTCCTAAGTTACATGGAAAAATATCCTGAACAAAACAAGGATAATTCAGTATTTTTCGAGCTTGGAAAATTCTACTTTTACAAGAAAAAGTACGACAATGCACAAAAATGGCTGAGCGAAATCAGCAATCCCCGCAGCTTAGGTCAGGCCGAAAGCCATGAATTTTATTTTATGCTCGGGTATTGTTTCTTCAGGGATAAAAAATATGACAAGGCTTTGACAGCTTTTTCCAGAATTGATGAAAACAACAACAATTATTTCGGGCTGGCAAATTATTACAAAGGCTGCATTTATTATCTGCAGGACAAGCCTGAAGAAGCGCTCAAAAGATTTCTGAAAATTGAAAAAGATGAAAAATTTAACAGGATTGTCCCTGCCTACATTACACACATCTACCTGCTTCAGAAAAAATACAATGAGGTAGTTACCTATGGCGAAAAAGCCCTTCAGATCGCCAAAATCGAGCGTGCCAACGACATTAAAGCCTATATGGCTGAGGCTTATTTTCAATTGAAAGATTATGAAAAATCAATGTCTTTTTACAAGGCACTGCTGGATGCCGGACATAAATTCAGTGAAAGTGACTTTTACAACTATGGCTATACATTATTCAAAAACGGACAGTATCAGCAGGCCATCAGTATTTTTTCAAATATCGTCATCAAAGAAAATGAGCTCGGGCAAAATGTATCATTTCTGATGGGAACAGCCTACCTGCTGACCGAAGACAAATATAAGTCAAGAAACATGTTTTCTTTTGCTGCCAAATTTGATTTTGATAAGAACGTAAAGGAAATCAGTGCTTTAAACTATGCAAAACTTTCTTATGAACTGGGTTTTGACAAGGAAGCCATCAGCTCTCTGAAAAAATTTATCACCGATTTCCCATCGAGCAGCTATCTGGAAGATGCGCAGTCGTTATTGAGTCAGTTGCTTGTCAACACTTCAAATTACAAAGATGCCATTGAAATCATCGAGGGACTTAAAACCAAAAACAATAATCTGATTGTTACCTATCAGAAACTCACCTATTTCTATGCCCTTGAATTTTTTCAAAACAAAAAATACAACAAGGCTAAAGAATACTTTATCAAATCAATACAGACCAATGTTGACAAAAAATATACAGCACTGGGTTATTTCTGGCTGGGAGAATGTTACTATCAGCTTGGAGAAATTGAAAATGCACAACGAGAATATAAAAACTTTGTCTGGGTCAGTGAGGCTAAAAAAACGCCTTATTACAGCATTGGTTTTTATAACCTGGGATATACCTACTTCAAACAGGAAAATTATCAGGAAGCCCGGTCAAATTTCAGCAAATTTATCTCTCTCGAAACAGAAAATACCCGTAACAACAGGGTAAGTGATGCAACCGTACGTCTTGCAGATTGTTATTTTGCTTTAAAAGACTATCCAAATGCCATCAATTACTATAATAATGTGATCAGCAACAACACACAGGATGTCGATTATGCCCTTTATCAAAAAGCCATCATCCTTGGGCTTCAGGATAAAAACACTGAAAAAATGGATGTTTTACGTCTGCTGACCACCCGCTACACCAGTTCGCCTTATATGGATGACGGATTGTTCGAAATAGCCAACATGCATTTTATGACAGGCGATTATACATTGGCACAGACTAAATTTAACTATCTGATACAGGAGTTCCCGAAAAGTCCCTATTATCTTGCTGCAAAACTCAAGGTAGGACTGTCGTATTACAACATGGACAGAACCGAACAGGCACTTCAGGTTTTCAGGGAAATAATCACCCAGTATCCCTATTCAGCAGAAGCCAGAGAA
The nucleotide sequence above comes from Sphingobacteriales bacterium. Encoded proteins:
- the rfbD gene encoding dTDP-4-dehydrorhamnose reductase; this translates as MKNILLTGANGQLGNEFKKISKNFPDTRFLFTDIDELNITNEKALVGFFSDKRFDVLINCAAYTAVDKAEDEPERADLINRQAVKNLALICKEKNIRLIHFSTDFVFDGQKNIPYTETDRPAPVSVYGKTKLDGELEIINICTDYLIIRTSWLYSAFGNNFVKTILNKAETTGRLRVVYDQIGNPTHAYDLAIAVMKIIFHENYRKSGVYHFSGEGAVSWFDFACTIVELAGIACETEAVRSHEFVSKAVRPPYSVLDKTKIKNDFGIKIPWWQSSLKNCLKEMNILK
- a CDS encoding tetratricopeptide repeat protein; amino-acid sequence: MRKTISCQGLLLIILITQLNISKLKSQPTLIDTDPISVFHSANELYLNEKYQSAIDRFREYVRLDDSYLLGARSEFLIASSAKELNLSTTEALFLSYMEKYPEQNKDNSVFFELGKFYFYKKKYDNAQKWLSEISNPRSLGQAESHEFYFMLGYCFFRDKKYDKALTAFSRIDENNNNYFGLANYYKGCIYYLQDKPEEALKRFLKIEKDEKFNRIVPAYITHIYLLQKKYNEVVTYGEKALQIAKIERANDIKAYMAEAYFQLKDYEKSMSFYKALLDAGHKFSESDFYNYGYTLFKNGQYQQAISIFSNIVIKENELGQNVSFLMGTAYLLTEDKYKSRNMFSFAAKFDFDKNVKEISALNYAKLSYELGFDKEAISSLKKFITDFPSSSYLEDAQSLLSQLLVNTSNYKDAIEIIEGLKTKNNNLIVTYQKLTYFYALEFFQNKKYNKAKEYFIKSIQTNVDKKYTALGYFWLGECYYQLGEIENAQREYKNFVWVSEAKKTPYYSIGFYNLGYTYFKQENYQEARSNFSKFISLETENTRNNRVSDATVRLADCYFALKDYPNAINYYNNVISNNTQDVDYALYQKAIILGLQDKNTEKMDVLRLLTTRYTSSPYMDDGLFEIANMHFMTGDYTLAQTKFNYLIQEFPKSPYYLAAKLKVGLSYYNMDRTEQALQVFREIITQYPYSAEAREAFKAAKEIYIDMGKADEVFKLMPQQSLTSSFQDSTTYNSAFSYFKKGKYAETITNMEKYLQKFPNGYFSVNAHYYLAVSALSLSRKETALEHFEEVIMKSPNEFVEKSLKNAAEIRFSMMNWEKALQYYIQLEEIAIIRDNTLLALAGQIRCHYKLGEYQQVILKAQKMLGISYASAENKTEANYYIGKAQLELKNYDLALNSFKQVIDANRGDLGAESKYLTAYIYFLKENYDQTIDEILELKDKFANNDYYVAKGFILLADVMVKTGDLFQAKATLQSIIDNYQGEELKKVAEEKLLEIEGLEKNLENSQNGNNNE